Proteins from a single region of Halorubrum sp. 2020YC2:
- a CDS encoding response regulator receiver protein — protein MELPVSTVVVCETNRTRGDLYGLWLDDYDARRALTTAQFVESFDAGVAVLVLDDAFGEEGPEPVLERVGSEASHCRVIGIRTRSDDGSRSAYDRVLERPVFEADLTECVETLSYRANYHLLLDRYYRTTALISTYEWRADEDPDDKERYERLLSRAERLQEYLNGIRPRMSDADVRAVAESIAVPEVTDDDAGRSVESKYRPDECARCGQDWSESVDGGDAAAKLGAYVWRCVSCGHVDMRADPNHRHVSSFRR, from the coding sequence GTGGAGCTTCCGGTGTCGACGGTGGTCGTCTGCGAGACGAACAGGACGCGGGGCGACCTCTACGGGCTCTGGCTCGACGACTACGACGCACGGCGCGCGCTGACGACCGCGCAGTTCGTCGAGTCGTTCGACGCCGGGGTCGCGGTCCTCGTGCTGGACGACGCCTTCGGGGAGGAGGGGCCGGAGCCGGTCCTCGAACGGGTCGGATCGGAGGCGTCCCACTGCCGGGTGATCGGGATCCGAACGCGGTCCGACGACGGCTCGCGGTCGGCGTACGACCGCGTCCTCGAACGGCCGGTGTTCGAGGCGGACCTCACTGAGTGCGTCGAGACGCTGTCGTACCGGGCGAACTATCACCTGTTGCTCGACCGGTACTACCGCACCACGGCCCTGATATCGACGTACGAGTGGCGGGCCGACGAGGACCCGGACGACAAGGAGCGGTACGAGCGGCTCCTGAGCCGGGCTGAGCGGCTACAGGAGTACCTGAACGGGATCCGACCCCGGATGAGCGACGCGGACGTCCGCGCCGTCGCGGAGTCGATCGCCGTCCCGGAGGTCACCGACGACGACGCCGGGAGGTCGGTCGAGAGCAAGTACCGGCCCGACGAGTGTGCTCGATGCGGACAGGACTGGAGCGAGTCGGTGGACGGCGGCGACGCGGCCGCGAAGCTCGGGGCGTACGTCTGGCGGTGCGTCAGCTGCGGCCACGTGGACATGCGCGCGGACCCGAACCACCGACACGTCAGCTCCTTCAGGCGCTGA
- a CDS encoding PAS domain S-box protein, with protein MLDQIRASAGEVIWMSTPDKESMDFVSDAYEEIWGRPPETLGEDPTSFVEAIHPDDRERVKAALEAQREDPDGYEETYRVVRPDGEVRWVHDRSSGVYEDGELTRVVGIASDITVRKRRERELRLKNRAVETAPVGIAIHETTEPGSPIAYVNDAFEAITGHDGDSVAGESLSVLGGDDADPDRVREIASAVEAGERGSETLVLHRGDGTPFWGRVAVAPVVDGDGEATHAVSFVQDVTESKEHEQEIERHLTEFGEVLAEDLGVPLREAKERLNAATDDEPEAEIRRAERSVETAVSLVDDLATVHSFSVEPRRLSESMRDSSANAGRDE; from the coding sequence ATGCTCGACCAGATTCGGGCGAGCGCCGGCGAGGTCATCTGGATGTCCACGCCCGACAAGGAGTCGATGGACTTCGTCAGCGACGCCTACGAGGAGATATGGGGACGTCCCCCGGAAACGCTCGGGGAGGATCCCACGTCGTTCGTCGAGGCGATACATCCCGACGACCGCGAGCGCGTCAAGGCGGCTCTGGAAGCGCAGCGCGAGGACCCGGACGGGTACGAGGAGACGTACCGGGTGGTCCGCCCGGACGGGGAGGTCCGGTGGGTCCACGACCGGTCGTCCGGCGTTTACGAGGACGGCGAACTGACACGCGTCGTCGGGATCGCGAGCGACATCACGGTGCGGAAGCGCCGGGAGCGGGAGCTCCGGCTGAAGAACCGCGCCGTCGAGACGGCGCCGGTCGGCATCGCGATCCACGAGACGACCGAGCCGGGGAGTCCGATCGCCTACGTGAACGACGCGTTCGAAGCGATCACCGGCCACGACGGCGACTCGGTGGCCGGCGAGAGCCTGTCGGTGCTCGGCGGCGACGACGCCGACCCGGACCGCGTCCGGGAGATAGCGTCGGCGGTCGAGGCGGGCGAGCGCGGCTCGGAGACCCTCGTCCTCCACCGGGGAGACGGGACGCCCTTCTGGGGGCGGGTGGCGGTCGCCCCGGTCGTCGACGGCGACGGCGAGGCGACCCACGCCGTCAGCTTCGTTCAGGACGTGACCGAGTCGAAGGAGCACGAACAGGAGATCGAGCGGCACCTGACGGAGTTCGGCGAGGTGCTCGCCGAGGACCTCGGCGTCCCGCTCCGAGAGGCGAAGGAACGCCTGAACGCCGCGACCGACGACGAGCCGGAGGCGGAGATCCGCCGGGCGGAGCGGTCCGTGGAGACCGCCGTCTCGCTCGTCGACGACCTCGCGACCGTTCACTCCTTCTCGGTCGAGCCGCGACGCCTCTCCGAATCGATGCGCGATTCGTCCGCGAACGCCGGACGGGACGAATGA
- a CDS encoding MFS transporter — MSGDGDGAGGAEESGALDAFRRFFALERDVFVLSVAMFAYSLGFQMTNRFLPEYMVALGASGFVVGLFGTFGNVISALYPYPGGAVSDRIGSRYALTVFGLLSTLGFLVWLVAPGIGAITVAGVTVEPWVWIFVGLVLAQAWKSFGLGATFAVVKQATDPSRLAAGFASTETFRRTAFLVGPVLAAVLIGLRAEFTVSFQFVLAVAVGFGVLGTLVQHVRYDASGDSLGDSFAGLDRIRRDLREMPEPLRPLLVGDTLVRFANGMVYVFFVLVVTQFFEVGLDTTVALAGFSYDVSLSPQAFFGYLLGVEMLVALLIMVPASKLAERVGLKPVVAVGFAVYAVFPVVLIYAPALAGPVLPLSAVMIAVFAFSGLRFAGLPSHKALIVGPAESGSGGRVTGTYYLLRNAVVIPSAAVGGYLWDFVSPEVAFTVAAVIGVAGTGYFLAFGQEFEAYA; from the coding sequence ATGAGCGGCGACGGGGACGGCGCCGGCGGCGCGGAGGAGTCCGGGGCGCTGGACGCGTTCCGCCGGTTCTTCGCGTTAGAGCGGGACGTGTTCGTCCTATCGGTCGCGATGTTCGCGTACAGCTTAGGCTTCCAGATGACGAACCGCTTTCTCCCGGAGTACATGGTCGCGCTCGGGGCATCGGGGTTCGTCGTCGGCCTGTTCGGCACGTTCGGCAACGTCATCTCCGCGCTGTACCCGTACCCCGGCGGCGCCGTCTCGGACCGGATCGGGTCGCGGTACGCGCTCACCGTCTTCGGCCTGCTGTCGACGCTCGGCTTCCTCGTCTGGCTGGTCGCGCCCGGAATTGGCGCGATAACCGTCGCCGGGGTCACCGTTGAGCCGTGGGTCTGGATCTTCGTCGGTCTCGTCCTCGCGCAGGCGTGGAAGTCGTTCGGGCTCGGCGCGACGTTCGCGGTGGTCAAGCAGGCGACCGACCCCTCGCGGCTGGCGGCGGGGTTCGCCAGCACGGAGACGTTCCGGCGGACGGCGTTCCTCGTCGGGCCGGTGTTGGCCGCCGTGCTCATCGGGCTGCGCGCCGAGTTCACCGTAAGCTTCCAGTTCGTCCTCGCGGTCGCGGTGGGCTTCGGCGTCCTCGGGACCCTCGTCCAGCACGTCCGCTACGACGCGAGCGGGGACTCCCTCGGGGACTCGTTCGCGGGGCTCGATCGGATCCGGCGGGACCTCCGCGAGATGCCCGAGCCGCTCCGGCCGCTGCTCGTCGGCGACACGCTCGTCCGGTTCGCGAACGGGATGGTGTACGTGTTCTTCGTCCTCGTCGTCACCCAGTTCTTCGAGGTCGGCCTCGACACCACCGTCGCGCTCGCCGGGTTCTCGTACGACGTGAGCCTCTCGCCGCAGGCCTTTTTCGGCTACCTCCTCGGCGTCGAGATGCTCGTCGCGCTGCTGATCATGGTCCCCGCGTCGAAGCTCGCGGAGCGGGTCGGACTGAAGCCGGTCGTCGCCGTCGGGTTCGCCGTCTACGCCGTCTTCCCCGTCGTCTTGATCTACGCGCCGGCGCTGGCCGGCCCCGTGCTGCCGCTGTCGGCGGTGATGATCGCCGTCTTCGCGTTCTCCGGCCTCCGGTTCGCCGGGTTACCGTCGCACAAGGCGCTGATCGTCGGCCCGGCCGAGAGCGGCTCGGGCGGCCGCGTCACCGGGACGTACTACCTGCTCCGGAACGCGGTCGTGATCCCGAGCGCGGCGGTCGGCGGCTACCTGTGGGACTTCGTCAGCCCGGAGGTCGCGTTCACCGTCGCGGCGGTCATCGGCGTCGCCGGCACGGGCTACTTCCTCGCGTTCGGGCAGGAGTTCGAGGCGTACGCCTGA
- a CDS encoding radical SAM protein: MFDDLDTDRRPLVLVWEVTQACGLACRHCRADAKPRRHPDELTTAEGKRLLEDAAAFGDGQLVVLSGGDPLARDDLTELVAHGDDRGLRMTITPSGTRSLTPERVRDLGDAGVARMALSLDGSTRERHDAFRGEESFADTVAAARAARGAGIPLQVNTTVCADTVDDLPAIRDRVRDLGAVLWSVFFLVPVGRGRVLDPVSPERAEDAMAWLHEVSEEERFGVKTTEAPFYRRVGIQRAEAGETDGAARRRGGVTAGRGFAFVSHTGEVYPSGFLPESAGDVRERSVVDVYRNSDLFESLRDPDGFSGKCGACEYRHVCGGSRSRACAVTGDPTGSDPLCPYVPEGYDGPLPERQRAGGGDGERSEPAD, encoded by the coding sequence ATGTTCGACGACCTCGACACCGACCGGCGGCCGCTGGTCCTCGTCTGGGAGGTCACGCAGGCCTGCGGGCTCGCGTGTCGGCACTGCCGGGCCGACGCGAAGCCGCGGCGACACCCCGACGAGCTGACGACCGCGGAGGGGAAGCGACTGCTCGAAGACGCCGCCGCGTTCGGTGACGGCCAGCTGGTCGTCCTCTCCGGGGGCGACCCACTCGCGCGCGACGACCTCACGGAGCTGGTCGCGCACGGCGACGACCGCGGGCTCCGGATGACGATCACGCCGAGCGGGACCCGGTCCCTCACGCCGGAGCGCGTCCGCGACCTCGGGGACGCCGGGGTCGCGCGGATGGCGCTCAGCCTCGACGGCTCGACCCGCGAGCGCCACGACGCGTTCCGCGGCGAGGAGAGCTTCGCAGACACGGTCGCGGCCGCTCGCGCCGCCCGCGGCGCGGGAATCCCGCTTCAGGTCAACACCACCGTCTGCGCCGACACCGTCGACGACCTCCCCGCGATCCGCGACCGCGTCCGCGACCTCGGCGCCGTCCTCTGGAGCGTCTTCTTCCTCGTCCCGGTGGGTCGCGGCCGCGTCCTCGACCCCGTCTCCCCCGAGCGCGCCGAGGACGCCATGGCGTGGCTCCACGAGGTGTCCGAGGAAGAGCGGTTCGGCGTCAAGACTACCGAGGCGCCGTTCTACCGCCGCGTCGGAATCCAGCGGGCGGAGGCGGGCGAGACCGACGGCGCCGCCCGGCGGCGGGGCGGGGTCACGGCCGGGCGCGGCTTCGCGTTCGTCAGCCACACGGGCGAGGTGTACCCGTCCGGCTTCCTCCCCGAGTCGGCCGGCGACGTCCGCGAGCGGTCCGTCGTCGACGTCTACCGGAACTCCGACCTCTTCGAGTCGCTCCGCGACCCCGACGGGTTCTCGGGGAAGTGCGGCGCCTGCGAGTACCGGCACGTCTGCGGGGGGAGTCGGTCGCGGGCGTGCGCGGTCACGGGCGACCCGACCGGCAGCGACCCGCTGTGCCCGTACGTCCCCGAGGGGTACGACGGGCCGCTCCCGGAGCGGCAGCGAGCCGGAGGCGGGGACGGCGAGCGTTCGGAGCCGGCGGACTGA
- a CDS encoding DMT family transporter — MSRYRTAGRFLLLCAVWGTAFMATDVGLADLPAVPFAAVRFDVAAVLLFAAVLASGVDVRPRTRDDYVYVLVGGALTIGAHHAFLFAGQRYVTGGVAAVLLGLVPVVTPALTGLVSTDEEFTAATALGVALGFVGVVVIADPDPANLADSVLGVALVFASALAFAVAAVVTHSRSPSMPFLSTQAWMMAVGAAVLHAAVLALPGQSFATAAWTPSALGAVAYLSAVAGVGGFLLYFTLLDDLGPIEMSFIEYVIPVFAALAGWIVLGQEVTPATVVGFAFILAGFVAAKWRALRGT; from the coding sequence ATGAGTCGCTACCGGACGGCCGGCCGCTTCCTGTTGCTGTGTGCCGTCTGGGGAACGGCGTTCATGGCGACGGACGTCGGCCTCGCGGACCTCCCCGCGGTCCCGTTCGCAGCCGTGCGATTCGACGTCGCCGCCGTGCTGCTGTTCGCCGCCGTCCTCGCCTCCGGCGTGGACGTCCGCCCCCGGACCCGCGACGACTACGTTTACGTGCTCGTCGGTGGAGCCCTCACCATCGGCGCCCACCACGCGTTCCTCTTCGCCGGCCAGCGGTACGTTACTGGGGGCGTCGCCGCCGTGCTGTTGGGGCTCGTCCCCGTGGTGACGCCCGCGCTCACGGGGCTCGTCTCCACCGACGAGGAGTTCACCGCCGCGACCGCGCTCGGCGTCGCGCTCGGGTTCGTCGGCGTCGTCGTCATCGCGGATCCCGACCCCGCGAACCTCGCGGACAGCGTCCTCGGCGTCGCGCTCGTGTTCGCGTCCGCGCTCGCGTTCGCCGTCGCCGCAGTCGTCACGCACAGCCGATCGCCGTCGATGCCGTTCCTCTCCACACAAGCGTGGATGATGGCTGTCGGCGCGGCGGTACTCCACGCCGCCGTGCTCGCGCTCCCCGGGCAGTCGTTCGCGACCGCCGCGTGGACCCCGTCCGCGCTCGGCGCCGTCGCGTACCTCTCTGCGGTCGCCGGCGTCGGCGGCTTCCTGCTGTACTTCACGCTCCTCGACGACCTCGGCCCTATCGAAATGAGCTTCATCGAGTACGTGATTCCCGTGTTCGCGGCGCTGGCGGGCTGGATCGTACTCGGACAGGAAGTGACTCCGGCGACCGTCGTCGGGTTCGCGTTCATTCTGGCGGGGTTCGTCGCCGCGAAGTGGCGGGCGCTGCGCGGGACGTAG
- a CDS encoding DUF2249 domain-containing protein — protein MFARNDPGIGSVRRNMSSVPGDPAAVERAVTERTDAPTGGKTVSLDVRNLGPPKPLRETLERVETLGDEDVLVQYNDRTPQFLFPRLEDRGFAHAEVETDATDAAVTAIWPADGEETVSDERAGEGDAGANDATAT, from the coding sequence ATGTTCGCACGAAACGACCCGGGGATCGGGTCCGTTCGTCGAAACATGAGCTCCGTACCCGGCGATCCGGCGGCGGTCGAACGGGCGGTGACAGAGCGGACGGACGCCCCGACCGGGGGGAAGACCGTCTCCCTCGACGTCCGGAACCTCGGGCCGCCGAAGCCGCTGCGCGAGACGCTCGAACGCGTCGAGACGCTCGGCGACGAGGACGTGTTGGTCCAGTACAACGACCGGACCCCGCAGTTCCTCTTCCCCCGGCTGGAGGACCGCGGGTTCGCGCACGCGGAGGTCGAGACGGACGCGACCGACGCGGCCGTGACGGCCATCTGGCCGGCCGACGGCGAGGAGACGGTTTCGGACGAGCGGGCCGGCGAGGGCGACGCGGGCGCGAACGACGCGACCGCGACGTAA
- a CDS encoding helix-turn-helix domain-containing protein, protein MFRRARSRRYFHAGRRIGGMAQARLRVDIPDGPWVGDVSREFPDARFQVLTATPDDGAGFALVRITADDTDPILDAVEDHDTITHTSVMAEDDGMVTVQVEALVPLLQMVARKAGVPIEMPVEIRDGVARVDVTGDHERVAEFGDALRDVGADFEVEYVQQRVNPGGSLTERQREVLFEAVDRGYYDVPRETTLTEVADHVGIAKSTCSEVLQRVERTIVREFVDDLPRRPVDFESPEDDGIERIQ, encoded by the coding sequence ATGTTCCGACGAGCGCGGAGCCGAAGGTACTTCCACGCCGGGCGCCGAATCGGCGGTATGGCACAGGCACGCCTCCGCGTAGACATCCCGGACGGCCCGTGGGTCGGTGACGTCTCGCGGGAGTTCCCGGACGCGCGGTTCCAGGTACTGACCGCGACGCCGGACGACGGCGCAGGGTTCGCGCTGGTCCGGATCACCGCGGACGACACCGACCCGATCCTCGACGCGGTCGAGGACCACGACACGATCACGCACACCTCGGTAATGGCCGAGGACGACGGGATGGTGACCGTTCAGGTCGAGGCGCTCGTCCCGCTCCTCCAGATGGTCGCGCGCAAGGCGGGGGTCCCCATCGAGATGCCGGTCGAGATCCGCGACGGCGTCGCCCGCGTCGACGTCACCGGCGACCACGAGCGCGTCGCGGAGTTCGGTGACGCGCTGCGCGACGTGGGCGCCGACTTCGAGGTCGAGTACGTCCAACAGCGCGTCAACCCCGGCGGGTCGCTCACGGAGCGCCAGCGCGAGGTCCTCTTCGAGGCGGTCGACCGCGGCTACTACGACGTGCCCCGAGAGACAACGCTCACCGAGGTGGCCGACCACGTCGGCATCGCGAAGTCGACCTGTAGCGAGGTGCTGCAACGCGTCGAGCGCACCATCGTCCGGGAGTTCGTCGACGACCTCCCGCGCCGCCCGGTCGACTTCGAGTCGCCAGAGGACGACGGCATCGAGCGGATTCAGTAG
- a CDS encoding DUF5830 family protein: protein MTEPSTREEKLELGVELLAHLEREELDLAAAVDRIETLTTSPALTRDILDAAEKRGVIDREGARLRVRRNGTYVEYDSQVVAREGEFECRRCGTSISTGHFVQLDAGELGPFGSSCVRKVTGRESPSESE, encoded by the coding sequence GTGACGGAGCCGTCGACCCGCGAGGAGAAGCTGGAGCTCGGCGTGGAGCTGCTGGCCCACCTCGAACGCGAGGAGCTGGACCTCGCGGCCGCGGTCGACCGGATCGAGACGCTCACCACCAGCCCGGCGCTCACCCGCGACATCCTCGACGCCGCCGAGAAACGCGGAGTCATCGACCGCGAGGGCGCCCGGCTCCGGGTCCGCCGCAACGGGACCTACGTCGAGTACGACAGTCAGGTCGTCGCCCGCGAGGGCGAGTTCGAGTGCCGGCGGTGCGGGACCTCCATCTCGACGGGCCATTTCGTCCAGTTAGACGCCGGCGAACTCGGCCCCTTCGGCTCCTCCTGCGTGCGGAAGGTGACCGGGCGGGAATCGCCCTCGGAGTCGGAGTGA
- the menD gene encoding 2-succinyl-5-enolpyruvyl-6-hydroxy-3-cyclohexene-1-carboxylic-acid synthase yields MTAPNRNVLWATALVDELVAAGVDAVVASPGSRSTPLTVAAAGHDELRVFSQLDERSAAYFALGRARRTGRVTPLICTSGTAAANYHPAVMEASEARVPLLALTADRPPELRDSGANQTADQEKLYGDAVRFYKDLPEPAADDRALRSLRTTVARAVATAEGADQGPVHLNVPFKKPLEPTPVPGDVPDDLPEAAERGRDGPYVDVTPGAPEPGDDELRTLAAELGDADRGLIVAGPTDPPGLDPEAVTALAHATGFPVLADPLSGLRYGGHTRVAPVIGGYDAYLSAGLAGGEGDAGGEEDASGGEAASGLEGDGGWTDPDLVLRLGASPTSKRLRKYLAGTGADQYQVDPAGRWREAEFAATDLVVAEPSRLCARLSRLVGGGSGDPDWRAQWEAADRAAEAIHARDPEAAATDEAAAGFHEGDALRAVADALPGPATLFVSNSMPVRDLDRFVGPTTANITALGNRGVSGIDGVVSGALGAGAGTTDDITLVVGDLALYHDSNGLLAVERCDVDATVVAVNNDGGGIFHKLPIESFEPPFTESFKTPHGLDFEPLSALHGLEYARVDARPDALADRGETPAERAAAAADEVADAVSRAHEEAGSHLIEVETDAEASHRTRERLTVAVERAVHGDAADST; encoded by the coding sequence ATGACCGCGCCGAACCGGAACGTCCTGTGGGCGACCGCGCTCGTCGACGAGCTCGTCGCCGCGGGCGTCGACGCCGTCGTCGCCTCGCCCGGCAGCCGCTCGACGCCGCTGACCGTCGCCGCCGCGGGCCACGACGAGCTCCGCGTGTTCTCGCAGCTCGACGAGCGCTCCGCCGCGTACTTCGCGCTCGGCCGCGCCCGCAGGACCGGCCGCGTGACGCCGCTGATCTGTACCTCCGGCACCGCCGCCGCCAACTATCACCCGGCCGTGATGGAGGCGAGCGAGGCCCGCGTCCCGCTGCTCGCGCTCACCGCGGACCGGCCGCCGGAGCTCCGCGACTCCGGCGCGAACCAGACCGCCGACCAGGAGAAGCTGTACGGCGACGCCGTGCGCTTTTATAAAGATCTCCCGGAGCCGGCGGCGGACGACCGGGCGCTCCGGTCGCTGCGCACCACCGTCGCCCGCGCCGTCGCGACCGCCGAGGGCGCCGACCAGGGACCGGTCCACCTCAACGTCCCATTTAAGAAGCCGCTGGAGCCGACGCCGGTCCCCGGCGACGTGCCCGACGACCTGCCCGAGGCGGCCGAGCGCGGCCGCGACGGTCCCTACGTCGACGTGACGCCCGGCGCGCCCGAGCCGGGCGACGACGAGCTTCGGACGCTCGCGGCCGAGCTGGGCGACGCGGACCGCGGCCTGATCGTCGCCGGCCCGACCGACCCGCCGGGACTCGACCCCGAGGCCGTCACGGCGCTCGCGCACGCGACGGGGTTCCCCGTCCTGGCCGACCCGCTCTCCGGACTGCGGTACGGCGGGCACACGCGCGTCGCGCCCGTGATCGGGGGATACGACGCGTACCTCTCGGCCGGCCTCGCTGGCGGCGAGGGCGACGCGGGCGGCGAAGAGGACGCGAGCGGCGGAGAGGCCGCGAGCGGCCTCGAGGGCGACGGCGGGTGGACCGACCCCGACCTCGTCCTCCGACTCGGCGCTTCCCCGACATCGAAGCGGCTCCGGAAGTACCTCGCCGGGACGGGCGCCGACCAGTACCAGGTCGACCCCGCCGGGCGCTGGCGGGAGGCGGAGTTCGCCGCGACCGACCTCGTCGTCGCGGAGCCGAGCCGGCTCTGCGCCCGCCTCTCGCGGCTCGTCGGGGGCGGGAGCGGAGACCCCGACTGGCGCGCTCAATGGGAGGCGGCGGACCGGGCCGCGGAGGCGATCCACGCCAGAGACCCCGAGGCGGCGGCGACGGACGAGGCCGCCGCGGGGTTCCACGAGGGCGACGCGCTCCGCGCGGTCGCGGACGCGCTCCCCGGCCCGGCGACGCTTTTCGTCTCCAACTCGATGCCCGTCCGAGACCTCGACCGGTTCGTCGGGCCGACGACCGCGAACATCACCGCGCTCGGCAACCGGGGCGTCTCCGGCATCGACGGCGTCGTGTCCGGCGCGCTCGGCGCGGGCGCCGGCACGACCGACGACATCACGCTCGTCGTCGGCGACCTCGCCCTGTATCACGACTCGAACGGCCTGCTCGCGGTCGAGCGCTGCGACGTCGACGCGACGGTCGTGGCGGTCAACAACGACGGCGGCGGCATCTTCCACAAGCTCCCGATAGAGTCGTTCGAGCCGCCGTTCACCGAGTCGTTCAAGACGCCGCACGGGCTGGACTTCGAGCCGCTCTCGGCGCTTCACGGGCTGGAATACGCCCGCGTCGACGCGCGTCCCGACGCGCTCGCTGACCGCGGCGAGACCCCGGCGGAGCGCGCGGCCGCGGCCGCGGACGAGGTCGCCGACGCGGTCTCACGGGCGCACGAGGAAGCGGGGTCGCACCTGATCGAGGTCGAGACCGACGCCGAGGCGAGCCACCGCACGCGCGAGCGGCTGACGGTCGCGGTCGAGCGCGCGGTCCACGGCGACGCGGCGGACTCGACGTGA
- a CDS encoding BsuPI-related putative proteinase inhibitor, whose translation MLDAALAATETDDGVTLSLRIENPGPDPVTLDFRTGQRAEFTAYPADGNETGSEGERPDPVWRYGAGRMFTQALGSETLDPGEAVAYEGAWRSPPSGTFRVVGEVAATDCDTRAATNVDVA comes from the coding sequence ATGCTCGACGCGGCGCTCGCGGCGACCGAGACCGACGACGGAGTGACGCTCTCCCTGCGGATCGAGAACCCGGGACCGGACCCCGTCACGCTCGACTTCCGGACGGGCCAGCGCGCGGAGTTCACCGCCTATCCGGCGGACGGGAACGAGACCGGGTCCGAGGGGGAGCGGCCCGACCCCGTCTGGCGGTACGGCGCCGGCCGGATGTTCACGCAGGCGCTCGGCAGCGAGACCCTCGACCCGGGCGAGGCGGTCGCCTACGAGGGAGCGTGGCGGAGTCCGCCTTCGGGGACCTTCCGAGTCGTCGGCGAGGTCGCGGCGACGGACTGTGACACGCGCGCGGCGACGAACGTCGACGTGGCCTGA
- a CDS encoding DUF2797 domain-containing protein produces the protein MEVDPGTELAFGLGERRCAGTVHEGDHVACDATDAPYCDGHSRVWVCARCTGTCLKDEMDCHETHAMYLAAFAPDVLKVGVTKEWRLGTRLREQGADRAAHIRTFSNGRIAREVESELAAGDDLVDRVRVPTKLDGFGRAVDEAAWEALLDRFDPIERFDFDYGLGLDDRPVSETMAAGTVRGWKGRALVLDRGGSTYAVDARDLVGHELTDAVPERELQSSLGAFGG, from the coding sequence GTGGAGGTCGACCCGGGCACCGAACTCGCCTTCGGACTCGGGGAACGGCGCTGCGCGGGGACGGTCCACGAGGGCGACCACGTCGCCTGCGACGCGACCGACGCGCCGTACTGCGACGGACACTCGCGCGTCTGGGTGTGCGCCCGGTGTACCGGGACGTGCCTGAAAGACGAGATGGACTGTCACGAGACCCACGCGATGTACCTCGCCGCGTTCGCGCCCGACGTGCTGAAGGTCGGCGTCACCAAGGAGTGGCGGCTCGGGACCCGCCTCCGCGAGCAGGGCGCGGACCGCGCGGCGCACATTCGGACATTCTCGAACGGTCGGATCGCTCGCGAGGTGGAGTCGGAGCTGGCCGCCGGCGACGACCTCGTCGACCGCGTCCGCGTCCCGACGAAGCTCGACGGGTTCGGGCGCGCGGTCGACGAGGCCGCGTGGGAGGCCCTGCTGGACCGGTTCGACCCGATCGAGCGGTTCGACTTCGACTACGGGCTCGGCCTCGACGACCGCCCCGTCTCCGAGACGATGGCCGCGGGGACCGTCCGCGGCTGGAAGGGGCGGGCGCTCGTGCTCGACCGCGGCGGGTCGACGTACGCGGTCGACGCCCGCGACCTGGTCGGCCACGAGCTGACCGACGCCGTGCCGGAGCGGGAGCTACAGTCGAGCCTCGGCGCCTTCGGCGGGTGA
- a CDS encoding TRIC cation channel family protein yields MTGSVSAVLFGDPFAVMNTVGLVAFALVGASKAVREEFDLFGVAVVGLAMAFAGGVTRDLLVARVPLVLRSPVEILLGLLGVALAVALSAWLASPDEHPVTLVADAVGLAAFATTGAIVATDAGVSAFGVVAVATINAVGGGALADILLDRAPFILFEDFYASCAVLGGVAYWVAGALGAPSGLAAATCAAVTVGLRLVAVARGWRLPTAKRLGDRFGE; encoded by the coding sequence GTGACGGGGAGCGTCTCGGCGGTCCTCTTCGGCGACCCGTTCGCGGTCATGAACACGGTCGGGCTGGTCGCGTTCGCGCTGGTCGGCGCGAGCAAGGCGGTCCGCGAGGAGTTCGACCTCTTCGGCGTCGCCGTCGTCGGGCTGGCGATGGCGTTCGCCGGCGGCGTCACCCGCGACCTCCTCGTCGCGCGCGTCCCGCTCGTCTTACGCTCGCCGGTCGAGATACTCCTCGGACTGCTCGGCGTCGCGCTCGCCGTCGCGCTGAGCGCGTGGCTCGCCTCCCCGGACGAGCACCCGGTGACGCTCGTCGCGGACGCCGTCGGCCTCGCCGCGTTCGCGACCACCGGCGCCATCGTCGCGACGGACGCCGGGGTGTCCGCGTTCGGCGTCGTCGCCGTCGCGACGATCAACGCCGTCGGCGGCGGCGCGCTCGCCGACATCCTGCTCGACCGCGCTCCCTTCATCCTCTTCGAGGACTTCTACGCGTCCTGCGCGGTGTTGGGCGGCGTCGCGTACTGGGTCGCCGGGGCGCTCGGCGCGCCCTCGGGGCTCGCGGCCGCGACGTGCGCGGCGGTGACGGTCGGCCTCCGGCTCGTGGCCGTCGCGCGCGGGTGGCGGCTCCCGACCGCGAAGCGGCTGGGCGACCGCTTCGGTGAGTGA